From a region of the Odoribacter splanchnicus DSM 20712 genome:
- a CDS encoding DUF4998 domain-containing protein: MKKYIGLLFAMLVMVSCESLEDTYEDFAGNGPVRYLGKCTDLTIQPGWNRLQVRWTNSPDPVIRHIRITWSKDAMVKEELVDRETSEYDITDLEDGSYEVTICAVDKNGNTSLESTDYGRPYTENHEMVQAFTRVISRHFFFQDRLILFFLGWEDNVNEAYLTYTKKDGTTGRLDLTKKIVNSLYYMVPEEIDLSKPVEFYRKGYISGCTDEIVFQPIELEHNKIYNADFRQDMLRQYGYESIPEEWANTVETLELDRSFSNFADLLNFPNLKTLVLGKHRYILEEMVDDIERSQSKVYDVKMSNFVLKTLKELNGLTIERYNQHYKDLMASLITEMGEPELPEYDYLNLSGQKFTSNPADEGGANSHLEYLTDNDPYSCWEPYAMKESTTYDLDLDLGSEKTLRGLKLVQTYFSSLNAEKRAKAPNTVKIYVSTDGNSWQYATWLEELEIGNSTGETNIIPFAGEKQARYVRVRVTTPLYVQAYEVTLAEIGLY; this comes from the coding sequence ATGAAAAAATATATAGGATTATTATTCGCCATGTTGGTGATGGTATCTTGCGAATCGTTAGAAGATACCTATGAGGATTTTGCCGGTAACGGACCTGTCCGGTACTTGGGAAAATGTACGGACCTCACCATTCAACCGGGATGGAACCGTCTGCAAGTAAGATGGACGAACAGTCCGGACCCAGTCATCAGGCACATCAGGATAACCTGGTCGAAAGACGCTATGGTGAAAGAGGAATTAGTGGACCGGGAAACATCCGAGTACGACATCACGGACTTGGAAGACGGTAGCTATGAAGTGACGATATGTGCTGTCGATAAAAATGGGAACACTTCTCTGGAAAGCACCGACTACGGGCGTCCTTACACCGAAAACCACGAAATGGTGCAGGCTTTCACGCGTGTCATTTCCAGACACTTTTTCTTTCAAGATCGTCTGATACTCTTCTTTCTTGGCTGGGAAGACAATGTGAACGAGGCATACCTGACCTATACCAAAAAGGACGGAACCACCGGGCGGCTGGATTTGACCAAGAAGATTGTCAACAGCCTCTACTATATGGTACCGGAAGAGATAGACCTCTCTAAACCTGTGGAGTTTTACCGGAAAGGCTATATCAGCGGCTGCACCGATGAGATTGTATTCCAACCCATCGAATTGGAACACAACAAAATCTACAATGCCGACTTCAGACAAGACATGCTGCGGCAATATGGATACGAGTCTATTCCGGAAGAATGGGCCAACACGGTAGAGACACTGGAATTGGACCGCTCGTTCAGCAATTTCGCCGATTTGCTGAACTTCCCCAACCTGAAAACATTGGTTCTGGGTAAGCACCGTTACATTCTTGAAGAGATGGTGGACGACATCGAACGCAGCCAGAGCAAAGTGTATGACGTAAAAATGAGTAATTTCGTGCTCAAGACGCTGAAAGAGTTGAATGGGTTGACCATAGAGCGTTACAATCAGCACTATAAAGACTTGATGGCTTCACTCATTACCGAAATGGGAGAACCGGAACTGCCGGAATACGATTACCTCAACCTAAGCGGTCAGAAGTTTACATCTAACCCCGCAGATGAAGGCGGTGCCAATTCGCATTTGGAATACCTTACCGATAATGACCCATACAGCTGTTGGGAACCGTATGCCATGAAGGAGTCGACCACTTACGACCTCGATTTGGACTTGGGTTCTGAAAAAACACTCCGTGGGCTAAAATTGGTACAAACCTATTTCAGCAGTCTGAACGCAGAGAAGCGCGCCAAAGCTCCCAATACCGTCAAGATTTATGTCTCTACGGATGGGAATAGCTGGCAATACGCCACTTGGTTGGAAGAGTTGGAGATAGGAAACAGTACGGGTGAGACCAACATTATCCCGTTTGCCGGTGAGAAACAGGCACGCTATGTACGGGTAAGGGTCACTACGCCGCTTTATGTGCAGGCTTATGAGGTGACATTGGCCGAAATAGGACTCTATTAA
- a CDS encoding SusC/RagA family TonB-linked outer membrane protein — protein sequence MKKLLGVFVLIQLTALLFPSIIVAQSNQKEIVLEIEKREKLSQVFKLLEKASNFKIMFITEEVNQYEFQGTVRTKDIHEALKQIIGSYPLTYTIDRQFITVTAKGKDKSDSATKEPIRLKGKVVDENGLPLPGANVIIHGTHTGTVSDLDGEFSLKVQPNDVLNFTFIGYKTDQIPIKGRDYIKVEMEPESKNLQEVTVVAFGEQKKESVVSSITTVRPGDLKSASSDLTTSFAGKIPGMIAWQTGGLPGALTEDEMNTKFYIRGITSFQSSANSDPLILIDGVESSKLELSRLVVEDIESFSVLKDASATAMYGARGANGVILVTTKKGEEGSVYTTARYEVVVSRPTKEIDVVDPITYMKMYNQAIMGRSNAGVPKYSVEYINRTASGRYPSWVYPTNDWYKLLFKDQSINHRAGVTIRGGSKVIQYYASVNYNYDQGMLKSDKLNDYDCNISNHQVGFRTNLNINLTSGIRLVINSSTNIDKYHGPDNNQTSAYQYAFNASPVDFAPIYPADATYNWPHIRFGTTSDGAANPYMENQKGYKERTRYSTTNKAEYIHNLSSLVRGLEARLSVSYVQSGYYDNTFTTTPYKYYLKSYDFETGEHTLAGKDNALASKTLRAGRGGNTTDTRVTYEGRLYHTAAWGNHQTSLTGVVQAYERTFTPIQSVLNGMPQRNLTYSVRGSYGYKDRYFGEVSVGYNGSERFAKGNRMGVFPAFGAAWVASNEKWMQRTSDWLSFLKFRFSWGKVGNDGIISTPRYVYLQDIGSTSSGTTKDVEAYRTGGFNRRIINFYGDEDIQWEIAEQANLGVETKLFKGLLEIQADIYQEFRHNILSKRYVIPANVGIEVAPLDNIGKTRSRGIDLSAKIQHQFSNDFWVILNGTLTYNKVKYEEIEEATNKPSWQRMKGKEISQAIGYIAEGLFRDEAEIANSPRQDGDVMPGDIKYRDLNGDGSITVADATYIGYPETPRLIYGFSGFINYKRFEFSFSFQGSGKRTFFVNPSAISPFVGNHAMLTAIYNDHWSEDNMATRPFWPRLSPQNITAHNPQENWYAGAETRKSTYFMRECSFLRCTSIQLAYNMPRKLLNKWRMQNMKFFVSTNNPFCFTNFKLWDVELGENGFNYPIQRTYSLGFNISF from the coding sequence ATGAAAAAACTTTTAGGTGTCTTTGTTCTGATACAACTCACTGCATTGCTTTTTCCCAGCATAATCGTCGCGCAAAGCAATCAGAAAGAGATTGTATTGGAAATTGAGAAGAGAGAAAAACTCTCCCAAGTGTTTAAGCTTTTGGAGAAGGCTTCAAATTTTAAAATCATGTTCATCACAGAAGAGGTGAACCAATATGAGTTTCAGGGAACTGTCCGCACCAAGGACATTCATGAAGCCCTAAAACAAATCATAGGCAGCTATCCGCTGACCTACACCATCGATCGTCAGTTTATCACTGTCACTGCAAAAGGAAAAGACAAATCGGACTCTGCCACAAAAGAACCCATTAGACTGAAAGGAAAGGTGGTGGATGAAAACGGTCTGCCGCTACCGGGTGCGAACGTCATTATCCACGGCACCCATACGGGAACTGTGTCTGACCTCGATGGAGAGTTCAGTCTGAAAGTACAACCCAATGATGTGCTCAATTTCACCTTTATCGGCTACAAAACCGATCAGATTCCTATAAAAGGTAGGGATTACATCAAAGTGGAGATGGAACCAGAAAGCAAAAACTTGCAAGAAGTAACAGTAGTCGCTTTCGGAGAGCAGAAAAAAGAGAGCGTTGTCTCGTCCATCACTACTGTCCGCCCGGGTGATTTGAAAAGTGCCAGTTCCGATCTTACCACCAGTTTCGCCGGAAAGATTCCCGGTATGATTGCCTGGCAAACAGGCGGGCTTCCCGGAGCGCTCACCGAAGACGAAATGAATACCAAATTCTACATACGGGGTATCACCTCTTTCCAATCCAGCGCCAATTCCGATCCACTAATCTTGATTGACGGAGTAGAATCCTCCAAACTGGAACTCTCCCGCTTGGTCGTAGAAGACATCGAATCGTTCAGCGTACTGAAAGACGCGTCCGCTACCGCCATGTACGGTGCGCGTGGTGCAAATGGAGTGATTCTGGTGACCACTAAAAAAGGAGAAGAAGGCAGTGTGTATACCACAGCCCGATATGAAGTGGTAGTAAGCCGCCCGACAAAAGAAATCGATGTGGTAGACCCTATTACATACATGAAAATGTACAACCAGGCCATTATGGGACGTTCCAATGCAGGAGTACCCAAATATAGTGTCGAGTACATCAACCGTACCGCTTCCGGTAGATACCCGTCTTGGGTGTATCCCACAAACGACTGGTACAAACTTTTATTCAAAGACCAGAGCATTAACCATCGGGCAGGTGTAACCATCCGTGGCGGTTCCAAAGTGATTCAATACTATGCGTCGGTAAATTACAACTACGATCAGGGGATGTTGAAATCGGATAAGCTGAATGATTACGACTGCAATATCAGTAATCATCAGGTGGGTTTCCGTACGAATCTGAACATCAACCTGACTTCTGGTATCCGTTTGGTCATCAACTCGTCCACCAACATCGACAAGTATCATGGACCGGACAATAACCAGACTTCGGCTTATCAATACGCATTTAACGCATCGCCTGTCGATTTCGCTCCGATATATCCGGCGGACGCGACCTATAACTGGCCTCATATCCGTTTTGGTACGACTTCGGACGGAGCGGCCAACCCTTATATGGAAAACCAAAAAGGATACAAGGAACGGACACGCTATTCCACTACCAACAAAGCGGAATATATTCATAATCTCAGTTCTTTAGTAAGAGGTTTGGAGGCACGGCTGAGCGTTTCTTATGTTCAATCGGGTTACTATGATAACACCTTTACAACCACTCCATACAAATATTATCTAAAAAGCTACGATTTTGAAACGGGAGAACATACCCTAGCCGGAAAAGATAATGCTTTGGCTTCCAAGACTCTGCGAGCCGGAAGAGGAGGCAACACTACCGACACGCGTGTAACGTATGAGGGGCGTCTTTATCACACTGCCGCATGGGGTAACCATCAAACCTCTCTCACCGGTGTAGTCCAGGCATACGAACGTACTTTCACCCCGATCCAGTCTGTGCTGAACGGCATGCCACAGCGTAACCTGACCTATTCCGTAAGGGGCTCTTATGGATACAAAGACCGCTATTTCGGTGAGGTAAGTGTAGGATACAATGGTTCCGAACGTTTTGCCAAAGGCAACCGAATGGGAGTCTTTCCGGCATTCGGTGCCGCTTGGGTTGCATCGAACGAGAAGTGGATGCAGCGTACTTCCGACTGGCTTTCATTTCTGAAGTTCCGTTTTTCTTGGGGAAAAGTAGGTAATGACGGCATTATTTCTACGCCGCGCTATGTGTATTTGCAGGACATCGGATCTACAAGTTCGGGAACGACCAAAGATGTGGAAGCCTACAGAACAGGCGGTTTCAACCGTAGAATCATCAACTTTTACGGTGATGAGGATATCCAGTGGGAAATTGCCGAACAGGCCAATTTAGGTGTTGAGACTAAGCTGTTCAAAGGACTGTTGGAGATACAGGCTGACATTTATCAGGAATTCCGTCATAACATCCTCTCCAAACGTTATGTCATCCCGGCCAATGTGGGTATAGAGGTGGCACCGTTGGACAATATCGGTAAAACCCGCTCGCGAGGCATTGACCTCTCTGCTAAAATACAACATCAGTTCAGCAATGACTTTTGGGTGATTCTGAACGGAACACTTACTTATAATAAGGTGAAGTATGAAGAAATAGAGGAGGCTACCAACAAACCATCCTGGCAACGCATGAAAGGCAAAGAAATCAGTCAGGCGATTGGCTACATTGCCGAGGGACTGTTCCGCGACGAAGCCGAAATCGCCAACTCGCCCCGCCAGGACGGTGATGTGATGCCCGGCGATATCAAGTATCGCGACTTGAATGGTGATGGAAGCATTACAGTGGCCGATGCCACCTATATCGGCTATCCGGAAACGCCAAGATTGATATATGGCTTTAGCGGATTCATTAATTACAAGAGATTCGAATTCAGTTTCTCTTTCCAAGGCTCCGGCAAGCGCACGTTTTTTGTCAATCCCAGCGCCATCTCGCCCTTTGTTGGCAATCATGCCATGCTGACGGCTATCTATAACGATCACTGGTCAGAGGATAACATGGCCACCCGTCCGTTTTGGCCCCGTCTTTCTCCGCAGAATATCACGGCACACAATCCGCAAGAGAACTGGTACGCCGGAGCTGAAACCCGCAAAAGTACTTATTTTATGCGTGAATGCAGTTTCTTGCGTTGCACCTCCATCCAGTTGGCTTACAACATGCCGCGAAAGTTGTTGAATAAATGGAGAATGCAAAATATGAAGTTCTTTGTCAGCACCAACAACCCTTTTTGTTTCACCAATTTCAAACTGTGGGATGTTGAGTTGGGAGAGAACGGATTCAATTATCCTATTCAAAGAACTTATTCTTTAGGATTCAATATTAGTTTCTAA
- a CDS encoding DUF4959 domain-containing protein, whose translation MKKLIYLIMAVWAFTSCNDSDEAFTVEISAEGFHFTPIMGGALLQYTLPDDPEIIAINVRYQDVYGNPILKTGSNSTDKLTLTGFNESVNNIPAQITFLRQDYTESQPIDIQFGTLDSSPICFINNAEVQSGWNGCTLSFDNPEGTTGMAHVFYLGSNPIDQQPDTILIESFPLSAGADVKHYTPKQKSAFHTIIVRVEDYRGYMVKERVWENIQAFNTERLDPALFDIFYANSWEVPEEKLGLQYLKDGDVNGATWFEERNRHFYYTFISKENGVGENSEPMYIDLKKLRPISELRFYAMRHLGSNCPQTAPDNTPYIGPQYFSRFFANKLPSSVTIYGCRENTDSHNWDALQWEELASFEDDPDADYRDRWTYHAATCSGTSGKHSCTSLQKLQAVDPIYRALSVDITKQREGFRYLKIKFNSAFNLESIYERDETTNKIKKYLTLHELEVYADKD comes from the coding sequence ATGAAGAAATTGATTTATCTGATTATGGCCGTTTGGGCATTCACCTCCTGTAATGATAGCGATGAGGCCTTTACGGTAGAAATATCGGCCGAAGGATTTCATTTCACTCCGATTATGGGTGGGGCCTTGTTACAATACACATTGCCGGACGACCCGGAAATCATAGCCATCAATGTACGCTATCAGGACGTATACGGAAATCCTATTCTGAAAACAGGAAGTAACTCAACCGACAAGCTGACTTTGACGGGATTCAATGAGTCGGTTAACAATATTCCCGCCCAAATTACTTTCTTGAGGCAAGATTATACAGAGTCTCAGCCTATTGACATACAGTTCGGCACGCTGGATTCCTCGCCTATTTGTTTTATCAATAATGCGGAAGTCCAATCCGGATGGAACGGTTGCACATTGAGTTTCGACAATCCGGAAGGCACAACAGGCATGGCCCACGTGTTCTATTTGGGGAGTAATCCTATCGACCAACAACCGGACACTATCCTGATTGAATCGTTCCCGCTGAGTGCCGGAGCAGATGTCAAACATTATACTCCGAAACAGAAAAGCGCCTTCCACACCATTATCGTACGGGTGGAGGACTATCGGGGATATATGGTGAAAGAAAGGGTATGGGAGAACATACAGGCTTTCAACACCGAACGTCTTGACCCCGCCTTGTTCGACATTTTCTATGCGAACTCCTGGGAAGTGCCGGAAGAGAAACTCGGACTCCAGTACCTGAAAGACGGCGATGTAAACGGTGCTACCTGGTTCGAGGAAAGAAACAGGCATTTCTATTACACTTTTATCTCGAAAGAGAACGGTGTGGGAGAAAACTCGGAACCGATGTATATCGATTTGAAGAAACTGCGTCCCATTTCGGAACTGCGTTTCTACGCCATGCGACACCTTGGTAGCAACTGCCCTCAAACTGCACCGGACAATACCCCTTACATCGGACCGCAGTACTTCAGTCGCTTCTTTGCCAACAAACTACCCTCCTCCGTCACCATTTATGGTTGCAGGGAGAATACGGATAGCCACAATTGGGATGCCCTGCAATGGGAGGAGCTGGCTTCTTTCGAAGATGATCCGGATGCTGACTACAGAGACCGCTGGACCTATCATGCGGCAACATGTAGCGGTACGTCCGGGAAACATAGTTGCACCTCTCTGCAAAAATTACAGGCTGTCGACCCGATTTATCGGGCCCTCTCCGTCGATATCACCAAACAAAGGGAAGGGTTCCGCTACCTGAAAATCAAATTCAACAGTGCGTTCAATCTGGAAAGCATCTACGAACGGGACGAAACGACGAACAAGATAAAGAAATATCTGACTTTACACGAATTGGAAGTATACGCTGATAAAGACTAA
- a CDS encoding TlpA family protein disulfide reductase codes for MDKLKCELDYICNHIKDEELAGYLVDESMSGYIRYFGSEGMEAFLPLYREKVKDEKQKAAFFRSYEQYTRLEKGRKAPHFSLLDKDGNRKNLSDWLGNYVYIDVWATWCGPCCRELPAFHKLKEEFKDKPICFVSISIDADEAAWRAKIEKDSLDGIQLRVNEEDTFKKDYKISWIPRFLLIDREGKVLDANMTRPSGYSVNVPTKYHGQ; via the coding sequence TTGGATAAGTTAAAGTGTGAACTGGATTATATATGCAATCACATTAAGGATGAAGAACTGGCGGGTTATTTAGTCGACGAAAGCATGTCCGGATATATCAGGTACTTCGGATCAGAAGGAATGGAAGCGTTTTTACCCCTTTATCGGGAAAAGGTAAAGGATGAAAAACAAAAAGCAGCATTTTTCCGGTCGTATGAACAATATACCCGTTTGGAAAAAGGTAGAAAAGCACCCCATTTTTCCCTTTTGGATAAAGACGGTAACCGGAAGAATTTATCTGACTGGCTGGGCAATTACGTTTATATCGATGTCTGGGCAACCTGGTGCGGACCGTGTTGCCGCGAACTCCCGGCATTTCATAAATTAAAAGAGGAGTTCAAGGATAAGCCTATTTGTTTTGTAAGTATCTCTATCGATGCGGATGAAGCTGCCTGGCGGGCCAAGATAGAAAAGGACAGCCTGGATGGTATCCAATTGAGGGTAAACGAAGAAGATACTTTTAAAAAGGATTATAAGATTTCATGGATTCCCCGTTTTCTATTGATAGATCGGGAGGGAAAAGTACTGGATGCCAATATGACACGTCCTTCGGGATATTCAGTAAATGTCCCCACAAAATACCATGGCCAATGA
- a CDS encoding RagB/SusD family nutrient uptake outer membrane protein gives MMMKIQHIILSGVSVLLFSVISGCSNYLDVVPDNDIETIETTFEKREGAYSWFKTCYSMITMDISDIMTCPAYWGTDEVVADDYIRLNNPTVMPGIMIADGLQMAQSPYGNVWKSTKFYGGIRYCNLFLDHIDGVYNMQQKEKDLWKAEIQALKAQYYFELMRRYGPIILVPENIDAAASIEVMQQPRRPIDEVVKAIVDLCDLAIPKLPYYREQEQNHYAYFSKEGAAALKAMALLYAASPLFNGNKMMADMKNKQGERLFPEYDRNKWKTAAEAADEALKIAEEGGKELVQGSTVWPTSMLNTIRNIQQSCLDYDYANKEALLCVRHQRFTPPVFYHFRVPEEDQDYYDQFRIGGFGASMKMVEMFYTEHGLPLSEDKQWVASRYEKSRENDERYRNVVPLNEEVLSLHLRREPRFYADIAAHGTYWYKKTVGGGNEPLYCNCLQGQRMGTSSKNYDIQTPQNLTGYYIKKFDNADVAFKDYYSNSTSESGDILLRLPDLLLASAEAWNEYLDKPDDRVYAPLDRVRVRAGIDKVRDAWNNYARNPQKVTTQAGMREIIRQEWNIEFAFEGRRFYNLRRWMTAHEELNTPLYGWNILGDTEERFFNNYTKPIVVWKKRSFTAPRDYLFPIGSEEVMISGCVQNPDW, from the coding sequence ATGATGATGAAAATACAGCATATTATATTATCCGGTGTTTCGGTTCTTTTATTCTCTGTCATTAGTGGTTGCTCCAACTACTTGGATGTAGTGCCCGACAATGACATAGAGACCATCGAAACCACTTTTGAAAAGCGTGAAGGCGCTTACAGTTGGTTCAAGACCTGTTATTCAATGATTACCATGGATATTTCGGACATCATGACTTGTCCGGCCTATTGGGGTACCGATGAAGTGGTGGCCGACGATTATATACGTTTGAATAACCCCACTGTCATGCCAGGTATCATGATTGCCGACGGCCTGCAAATGGCTCAGTCTCCTTATGGCAATGTGTGGAAAAGCACCAAATTTTACGGAGGTATACGTTATTGCAACCTGTTTCTTGACCATATCGACGGGGTGTATAACATGCAACAGAAAGAAAAAGATTTGTGGAAAGCCGAAATACAAGCGTTGAAAGCACAGTATTATTTCGAACTGATGCGCCGCTACGGCCCCATCATTCTGGTGCCCGAGAACATTGATGCCGCCGCATCTATCGAAGTGATGCAACAACCCCGCCGTCCCATCGATGAGGTGGTGAAAGCTATTGTCGACCTATGCGATTTGGCCATTCCCAAACTTCCTTATTACAGGGAACAAGAACAAAACCACTACGCCTACTTCTCCAAAGAGGGAGCTGCGGCTCTGAAAGCCATGGCTTTGCTCTATGCCGCCTCACCGTTGTTTAACGGGAATAAAATGATGGCAGATATGAAGAATAAGCAGGGCGAACGACTATTCCCCGAATATGACCGAAATAAATGGAAAACCGCTGCCGAAGCTGCCGATGAAGCGTTGAAAATAGCTGAAGAAGGAGGTAAGGAACTCGTACAGGGCAGTACTGTATGGCCTACTTCTATGCTGAATACCATCCGGAATATTCAACAGTCGTGCCTCGACTATGACTATGCCAATAAGGAAGCGCTGCTCTGTGTGCGTCACCAGAGATTCACACCGCCTGTATTCTATCATTTCCGCGTTCCTGAAGAAGATCAGGACTATTACGATCAGTTTCGGATAGGTGGTTTTGGCGCCTCCATGAAGATGGTGGAAATGTTCTATACCGAACACGGTCTTCCTCTCTCGGAAGACAAGCAATGGGTTGCCTCCCGCTACGAAAAGAGCAGGGAAAATGATGAACGCTACCGGAATGTCGTCCCGTTGAACGAAGAGGTTCTGAGCCTGCATCTGCGTCGCGAACCCCGATTTTATGCAGATATCGCGGCCCATGGCACCTACTGGTATAAGAAAACTGTAGGTGGCGGTAACGAACCCCTCTACTGCAATTGTCTGCAAGGACAACGGATGGGAACTTCCTCCAAAAATTACGATATCCAGACTCCGCAGAACCTTACCGGTTACTATATCAAGAAGTTCGACAATGCGGATGTGGCGTTCAAAGACTACTACTCCAATAGTACTTCCGAGTCGGGCGATATTCTGCTTCGTTTGCCGGACTTGTTGTTGGCCTCAGCCGAAGCTTGGAACGAATATTTGGATAAACCGGACGACCGGGTGTATGCTCCATTGGACCGGGTACGTGTCCGCGCCGGCATCGACAAAGTGCGTGACGCTTGGAATAATTATGCGCGAAATCCCCAGAAAGTAACGACGCAAGCCGGTATGCGTGAAATCATCCGTCAGGAATGGAACATCGAGTTTGCGTTTGAGGGACGCCGTTTCTATAATCTGCGTCGCTGGATGACAGCCCACGAAGAGCTGAACACTCCTCTGTACGGCTGGAATATCTTGGGTGACACGGAGGAACGTTTCTTCAACAATTATACCAAGCCGATTGTGGTATGGAAGAAACGCAGCTTTACCGCTCCGCGCGATTATCTCTTCCCCATCGGAAGTGAAGAAGTAATGATTTCGGGATGTGTGCAGAATCCCGATTGGTAA
- a CDS encoding transposase: MAKIQNISEIHPTLGFTEFDILEKYRKSFHESELGRLHSLFPFECMAKAAGLSERRLGRRNIFSPCAKIALMVLKAYTGFSDRQLVEHLNGNIHYQIFCGIMIPPSLPITNFKIVSAIRNEIASRLDIDSFQEILASHWKPYLANLHVCMTDATCYESHMRFPTDMKLLWESLEWLNSHICRHCMDLGIRRPRNKYRNVAESYLSCCKKRKRRTSRTRMLKRRMIKLLEKLLSQRDGIHSEYGALLRYTQDYQKRLSIIRKVLVQEKEMFEGRKVRDRIVSIDRHYVRPIVRGKETRSVEFGAKVNNIQIDGISFIEHLSFKAFNEGIRLKDCIRMQQKLMNVRVRCVAADSIYANNANRKFCTKYGISTSFVRKGRAARDEPLRKVLRSELSKERATRLEGSFGTQKQHYSLSRIKARNRKTEILWIFFGIHTANAILMIDKVRNRTGKAA, encoded by the coding sequence ATGGCTAAGATACAAAATATTTCAGAAATTCACCCTACTTTGGGTTTTACAGAATTTGATATTCTGGAAAAATACCGCAAGAGTTTTCATGAGAGTGAGCTTGGCAGGCTTCATTCGTTGTTTCCGTTTGAATGTATGGCAAAAGCCGCAGGCCTGTCGGAGCGGCGCCTGGGCCGCAGGAACATATTCAGTCCTTGTGCAAAGATCGCCCTTATGGTCCTGAAGGCATACACCGGATTCTCTGACAGGCAGCTGGTGGAACATCTGAACGGGAACATACACTACCAGATTTTCTGTGGAATCATGATCCCCCCGTCCCTTCCCATAACCAACTTCAAGATAGTCAGTGCTATCCGTAATGAGATAGCCTCCCGCCTTGACATTGATTCCTTCCAGGAGATCCTGGCTTCACACTGGAAACCTTATCTTGCAAACCTTCACGTGTGCATGACCGATGCCACATGCTATGAGAGCCATATGCGTTTTCCTACGGATATGAAACTCCTTTGGGAAAGCCTCGAATGGCTCAACAGCCATATATGCCGGCATTGCATGGATCTGGGCATAAGGCGTCCGCGCAACAAATACAGGAATGTGGCGGAATCCTATCTGTCCTGCTGCAAGAAAAGAAAGAGGAGAACTTCAAGGACAAGAATGCTTAAGCGCCGTATGATCAAGCTTCTTGAAAAGCTCCTCAGTCAAAGGGATGGGATCCATAGTGAGTACGGTGCTTTACTCCGGTATACCCAGGATTACCAGAAGCGTCTTTCCATCATCAGAAAGGTTCTTGTACAGGAAAAGGAAATGTTTGAAGGGAGGAAGGTCAGGGACCGCATCGTCAGCATTGACCGTCATTATGTACGTCCCATTGTAAGAGGCAAGGAAACCAGGTCCGTCGAGTTCGGTGCGAAGGTCAACAACATACAGATAGACGGCATATCGTTCATCGAACACCTCTCGTTCAAGGCTTTCAACGAAGGTATACGCCTGAAGGACTGTATCCGCATGCAGCAGAAGCTCATGAATGTGAGGGTAAGATGCGTGGCTGCCGATTCCATATATGCCAATAATGCCAACAGAAAGTTCTGTACAAAATATGGAATATCCACATCCTTTGTACGCAAGGGAAGGGCGGCCAGGGATGAGCCTTTGAGGAAGGTGCTTAGAAGCGAACTCTCCAAAGAAAGGGCCACCAGGCTTGAAGGCAGCTTCGGCACTCAAAAGCAACATTACTCACTCTCAAGGATAAAGGCACGGAACAGGAAGACGGAAATCCTGTGGATTTTCTTCGGGATACATACGGCAAATGCCATACTGATGATTGACAAGGTCAGGAACAGAACGGGGAAAGCTGCATGA